One part of the Mya arenaria isolate MELC-2E11 chromosome 3, ASM2691426v1 genome encodes these proteins:
- the LOC128229048 gene encoding uncharacterized protein LOC128229048, producing MASNKVLVNFLSVEDLQTIPNIGPRLASTIVDLREHYGNLTPESLQTMLRHKLPDTVMQELDFTPNRDLVGNTCPPPLGVQTSHTTPLVSKIETEVDGFETLVASAQKQLNDRIDQLTSMLPSVPQHYKSDHVLPRPSVYNQTNAPVPMAHHYMPTPQQLKPQYPVQQRLDLGRLRESDSDEDVQSASGIPRSYSTRQKKVRMHKSSRLPHSKLLSLHRLDSSTDESDTRQAPMIKSEQVKLHSSLPDKDHISQKHAEYPQEVVQASPHGHSVRKGSHALKDIPKSLVYDGKSSWHSFEMKFQQCAQSFGWSTDDCKLCLLHCLSGKALDKCARLLQCSPKMPYRSLLSKLKERFGSEFPASAQAKFADASQEKGECMEDWADRVQELAAEAFRSLPETFTNQQAVDRFCQGLQDREAGHSTFIRKYTTIEESMNNIRLFQHSKSAMSKSKSIHTVVDYDEDIANVYAVQNPSGPALDMSVLKRELQSLREEVKRLGEARPTQPRSRQQRFNRPRGTYGCYICDSNSHLIAECPHKKDFKAFVLNAKGSG from the coding sequence ATGGCCAGTAATAAAGTGCTTGTAAACTTCTTGTCTGTTGAAGACTTGCAGACAATTCCAAATATTGGCCCAAGGTTAGCATCTACTATTGTGGATTTGCGTGAGCATTATGGCAATCTCACACCAGAAAGTTTGCAGACAATGCTTCGGCATAAACTGCCGGACACTGTCATGCAAGAGTTGGATTTCACCCCAAACAGAGACTTGGTCGGCAACACCTGCCCACCTCCTCTAGGTGTACAAACTTCCCATACCACCCCTCTTGTTTCAAAGATTGAGACAGAGGTTGACGGGTTTGAGACCTTGGTTGCCTCTGCACAAAAGCAGTTGAATGACCGCATTGATCAACTTACATCAATGCTACCTAGTGTCCCACAGCACTATAAATCTGATCATGTATTGCCACGCCCCAGTGTTTACAATCAGACAAATGCCCCTGTTCCAATGGCCCACCACTATATGCCAACACCACAACAGCTGAAACCCCAGTACCCCGTTCAACAAAGGTTGGACCTGGGTAGACTGCGAGAAAGtgacagtgacgaggatgtccAGTCAGCGTCTGGTATCCCTCGCTCATACAGTACCCGACAGAAAAAGGTACGTATGCATAAAAGCAGTCGGTTACCTCACTCCAAACTCCTGTCCCTTCACCGTCTTGATTCATCTACTGATGAGTCCGACACTAGACAAGCCCCAATGATAAAGAGTGAGCAAGTCAAGCTACACTCCTCCTTGCCTGATAAGGACCATATTTCGCAAAAACATGCGGAATACCCCCAAGAGGTAGTACAGGCGTCCCCTCATGGCCACTCTGTGCGCAAGGGTAGTCATGCATTGAAGGATATACCTAAATCTCTGGTATATGATGGTAAATCGAGCTGgcattcatttgaaatgaagttTCAGCAGTGTGCGCAGTCATTTGGCTGGAGTACAGATGATTGTAAACTCTGCTTATTACATTGTTTGTCAGGGAAGGCACTCGACAAATGTGCTCGATTGCTTCAATGCAGTCCAAAAATGCCTTACCGTtctttattgagcaaacttaAGGAGCGGTTCGGCTCAGAGTTTCCCGCATCTGCGCAAGCCAAGTTCGCTGACGCTTCCCAGGAAAAAGGTGAGTGTATGGAAGACTGGGCAGATAGGGTACAAGAGTTAGCGGCTGAAGCTTTCCGGTCACTGCCGGAGACCTTCACAAACCAGCAGGCGGTAGACCGCTTCTGTCAAGGCCTGCAAGATCGAGAAGCTGGTCATAGCACCTTCATACGTAAGTATACAACCATCGAAGAGTCCATGAACAACATAAGGTTGTTTCAGCATTCCAAGAGTGCTATGAGTAAGAGTAAATCTATTCATACAGTAGTAGATTATGACGAGGATATAGCAAATGTTTACGCCGTTCAGAATCCTTCTGGACCTGCGTTAGACATGAGCGTTCTCAAGAGAGAACTACAGAGTCTGCGAGAAGAGGTGAAGCGGCTTGGAGAAGCTAGGCCCACTCAACCGCGTAGCAGACAGCAGCGTTTCAACCGTCCGCGAGGTACGTATGGCTGTTACATTTGTGATAGTAATTCGCACTTGATCGCTGAATGTCCCCACAAGAAGGACTTTAAGGCGTTTGTTTTAAACGCAAAAGGGTCAGGATAG